One Candidatus Ornithobacterium hominis genomic region harbors:
- a CDS encoding contact-dependent growth inhibition system immunity protein — MWNKIKSILKKENFVKIKACDIYKTLKEYKIVTLSTSDTGLFLADVPTFILPITISKDELSNKIFSSLNSSRCNVPFPNSKVEMQEFQKKHLKDLKEKSFKSLYKNSINCSIRLENNILEITPSRFEKYYLEPVSEKSVKIEYNNNELEVTKIIIDILNRK; from the coding sequence ATGTGGAATAAAATAAAATCAATACTAAAAAAAGAAAATTTTGTAAAAATAAAGGCTTGTGATATTTATAAGACTCTAAAAGAATATAAAATAGTTACACTATCAACATCAGACACAGGTTTATTTTTAGCAGATGTTCCTACTTTCATACTACCCATTACTATTTCTAAAGATGAGCTTAGTAATAAAATTTTTTCTTCTTTAAATAGTAGTAGATGCAATGTACCTTTTCCAAACTCTAAAGTAGAAATGCAAGAGTTTCAAAAAAAACATTTAAAAGATTTAAAAGAAAAATCATTTAAATCGCTGTATAAAAACTCTATAAATTGCTCTATTCGTCTTGAAAACAACATTCTAGAGATAACCCCCAGTAGATTTGAAAAGTACTATCTCGAGCCAGTTAGTGAAAAATCAGTAAAAATAGAATATAACAATAATGAACTGGAAGTCACCAAAATAATAATAGATATTTTAAACAGAAAATAG